A portion of the Moraxella ovis genome contains these proteins:
- a CDS encoding restriction endonuclease subunit S: MNKLKLTDREWKGFAIEKFFNIYTGKDLILSKIEQGHIPIVSHSEINNGIQAFSKKMQNYIMFNSNTTISLADRGTFKSFVQPSNFYIGTRVKALEIKIKISKNTLKFITTCIDRQSILFSYGRNACQRLNKLNILLPVDNQGNPDWQFMEDYIKQIEKEKIKQLIGYYQNKLLDSQLKNGIGGGKTLKIQWDIFKISDFFNFMRGNQNNMAKCEKGNIPLISARKVDNGYKDFIANNGKKLFPKHIITLNNDGDGGVGLAYYQSTQTALDTHVTALLPKINLTKNVMFYICLMISIQRDKFSHGYSINNERLSVQKIMLPIDKNGNPNWQFMEDYIKQIEKDKIETLLSYLNQYNTLAEPSRAEPSRAEPSRAEPSRAEPSRAEPSRAEPR; encoded by the coding sequence ATGAATAAGTTAAAATTAACGGATAGGGAATGGAAAGGTTTTGCAATTGAGAAATTCTTTAATATCTATACAGGAAAAGATTTAATTCTATCAAAAATAGAGCAAGGTCATATACCAATAGTTAGCCATAGCGAAATCAATAATGGAATTCAAGCATTTAGTAAAAAAATGCAAAACTATATAATGTTTAATAGCAATACAACTATTAGTCTTGCAGATAGGGGTACGTTTAAATCTTTTGTACAGCCAAGCAACTTTTATATAGGAACCCGTGTTAAAGCACTGGAAATCAAAATAAAAATCTCCAAGAATACCTTGAAATTTATAACAACCTGTATAGATAGACAAAGCATTTTATTTTCTTATGGAAGAAATGCTTGTCAAAGATTAAATAAACTAAATATATTACTCCCTGTTGACAATCAAGGAAATCCCGATTGGCAATTTATGGAAGATTATATTAAACAGATTGAAAAAGAAAAAATCAAGCAGTTAATTGGTTATTATCAAAATAAACTACTTGACAGCCAGCTAAAGAATGGTATAGGGGGTGGTAAAACCCTTAAAATTCAATGGGATATATTCAAAATTAGTGATTTCTTCAACTTTATGCGTGGCAATCAAAACAATATGGCAAAATGTGAAAAAGGCAATATTCCGCTAATTTCTGCTCGTAAAGTAGATAATGGCTATAAAGATTTTATAGCAAATAATGGCAAAAAACTATTTCCCAAGCATATTATCACCTTAAATAATGATGGCGATGGCGGTGTTGGGCTTGCCTATTATCAATCCACGCAAACAGCACTTGATACACACGTTACCGCCCTATTGCCAAAAATAAATTTAACAAAAAATGTAATGTTTTATATTTGTCTAATGATTTCTATCCAAAGGGACAAATTTAGTCACGGATATTCTATCAACAATGAAAGATTATCTGTACAAAAAATTATGCTACCCATAGATAAAAACGGCAATCCAAACTGGCAATTTATGGAAGATTATATTAAACAGATAGAAAAAGATAAAATAGAGACTTTACTTTCTTATCTTAATCAATACAATACCTTAGCCGAGCCGAGCCGAGCCGAGCCGAGCCGAGCCGAGCCGAGCCGAGCCGAGCCGAGCCGAGCCGAGCCGAGCCGAGCCGAGCCGAGCCGAGCCGAGCCGAGATAG
- a CDS encoding M61 family metallopeptidase: protein MKYIVDFTRFNEHLVDIHLNFKARVGAPTLWLPTWIAGSYLIREFSKNITLVQYDHDDTRLDAVKRSKNTYELTHIKAGDVVDVHYEVYCHDLSVRTAFLDNTRLFGNFSSLLVVPTGQESNGANISLHVPNAFYALNPNATLACGLKHTCADDAVGKTYHLEPVAAFDSYDYPFEISIQDEFAFTITDSDGKGLPHRFFIAGKHHGHLPRLQQDIQKICQAYLDELGSAPFEDYTFMTMVTGSDYGGLEHINSTALVSPRTDLPSTHEGTIPSGDYQRYLGLCSHEYFHAWWVKTVRPDVMMDSQLQTEAPSPLLWVFEGFTSYIDDLMLLRSGVIDKASYLKLLAAQINRYYQTAGRDLQSVAESSFDAWIKLYRPDENSTNQGVSYYNKGALIALLLDLTLLKHSDGKYRLFDVVRAFYAKALEQDNRRFGMTHENLGEVVGDMIGCDVWQVFFDNYVIGRQSLPIEEMLAEFGIEITAKAQHRAWGMTTEELPSGIKIKHLIRQSPASKAGLSANDVIVAIDGLKASQKLIESTTKRQNHDDKPVVVHAFRRDELMTFNVHGGSFEYRQVSLVDNTDSIWLN from the coding sequence ATGAAATATATTGTTGATTTTACTAGATTTAATGAACATCTTGTCGATATTCATCTTAATTTTAAGGCGCGGGTAGGTGCACCAACATTATGGCTGCCGACATGGATTGCAGGCAGTTATCTGATTCGCGAGTTTAGCAAAAACATCACGCTCGTACAGTACGATCATGATGATACACGACTCGATGCCGTTAAGCGCTCAAAGAATACTTATGAACTCACCCACATTAAGGCAGGAGATGTCGTCGATGTGCATTATGAAGTGTATTGTCACGATCTGTCGGTGCGCACAGCATTCTTGGATAATACGCGCTTGTTTGGGAACTTTAGTTCGCTGCTCGTCGTTCCAACAGGGCAAGAGAGCAATGGCGCGAACATCTCGCTGCATGTGCCAAATGCTTTTTATGCACTCAATCCCAACGCGACACTCGCCTGCGGCCTAAAGCATACTTGCGCTGATGATGCTGTTGGCAAGACCTACCATTTAGAGCCTGTAGCCGCCTTTGATAGCTATGATTATCCATTTGAAATCAGTATTCAGGATGAATTTGCCTTTACGATCACAGACAGTGACGGTAAAGGCCTGCCGCATCGTTTTTTTATCGCGGGCAAGCATCATGGGCACCTGCCACGCCTACAACAGGACATTCAAAAAATTTGCCAAGCCTACCTAGACGAACTGGGCAGCGCGCCATTTGAAGATTATACCTTCATGACCATGGTGACGGGTTCAGATTATGGCGGTCTTGAGCACATCAATTCTACCGCGTTGGTTAGTCCACGTACCGACCTGCCGAGCACTCATGAAGGCACAATCCCAAGTGGTGATTATCAGCGCTATCTAGGGCTGTGCAGCCATGAGTATTTTCACGCATGGTGGGTAAAAACAGTACGCCCTGACGTGATGATGGATTCACAATTACAAACCGAAGCGCCTTCGCCATTATTATGGGTCTTTGAAGGATTTACCAGCTATATCGATGATCTGATGCTGCTGCGTTCGGGCGTGATTGATAAAGCGTCCTACCTAAAACTGCTCGCCGCACAGATTAATCGCTACTATCAGACCGCTGGTCGCGATTTACAAAGCGTCGCTGAATCCAGCTTTGATGCATGGATTAAGCTCTATCGACCCGACGAGAACTCCACCAACCAAGGCGTAAGCTACTACAATAAAGGCGCACTCATCGCCCTACTGCTGGATCTTACCCTACTAAAACACTCCGATGGCAAATATCGCTTATTCGATGTCGTCAGAGCCTTCTACGCCAAGGCACTCGAGCAGGACAATCGTCGCTTTGGCATGACACATGAGAATCTTGGTGAGGTGGTTGGCGATATGATCGGGTGTGATGTGTGGCAGGTGTTTTTTGATAATTATGTCATCGGTCGCCAATCACTACCCATTGAAGAGATGCTGGCAGAGTTTGGCATTGAAATCACCGCCAAAGCTCAACACAGAGCCTGGGGTATGACGACAGAAGAGCTGCCAAGCGGTATCAAAATCAAGCATCTCATCCGCCAAAGCCCAGCCAGTAAGGCAGGTCTGTCCGCCAATGATGTCATCGTCGCCATCGACGGCTTAAAAGCAAGTCAAAAACTCATCGAATCCACCACGAAGCGTCAAAATCATGATGACAAGCCCGTCGTCGTTCATGCATTCCGCCGAGATGAGCTCATGACATTTAATGTGCATGGTGGATCATTTGAATACCGACAGGTAAGCTTGGTTGATAACACCGATAGCATCTGGCTAAACTAA
- a CDS encoding restriction endonuclease subunit S has product MVWAKFKLSQVFFIKSGVRLTKSDMIAGDMPFIGATEFNNGITEFIGNANASLDQNILGVNYNGSVVENFYHPYDCIFSDDVKRLELKNKDYANKWVYLFLKTAILQQKEKYQYGYKFNAQRMQKQTIVLPTDDNGEPNWAYMENMMKAVEMKKILQILQHYEY; this is encoded by the coding sequence ATAGTATGGGCGAAATTTAAATTAAGTCAAGTGTTTTTTATTAAATCTGGTGTGCGTTTAACCAAATCAGATATGATAGCAGGCGATATGCCATTTATTGGAGCGACTGAATTTAATAATGGCATTACTGAATTTATAGGTAATGCCAACGCCAGTCTTGATCAAAATATTTTGGGGGTAAATTATAATGGTAGCGTGGTAGAAAATTTTTATCACCCTTATGATTGTATCTTTTCTGATGATGTCAAAAGACTGGAATTAAAAAACAAAGATTATGCTAATAAATGGGTGTATTTATTTTTAAAAACCGCTATTTTGCAACAAAAAGAAAAATATCAATACGGTTATAAATTTAACGCCCAACGAATGCAAAAACAAACCATTGTGCTACCCACCGATGATAACGGTGAGCCAAATTGGGCGTATATGGAAAATATGATGAAAGCAGTTGAGATGAAAAAGATTTTGCAAATTTTACAGCACTATGAATACTAA
- a CDS encoding rhomboid family intramembrane serine protease, with translation MNHTTAIIIITVIISLIAWQNRTLMGRLIFDPISITRFKQYDRFVTHGFIHADGMHLLFNMFTLYFFGRVIEQFYISRFGSLGFVGFYVLAIVAAIIPTYLKNKNNSRYLGLGASGAVSAVLFSFILFAPWETLYFFGILPTPAIIFAVLYTAYSIYADRRGTGNVNHSAHLYGAAFGVIATILIEPKLAMHFVSALLSPRF, from the coding sequence ATGAATCACACCACCGCCATAATCATCATCACCGTCATCATCAGCCTTATCGCTTGGCAAAATCGCACACTCATGGGACGGTTGATTTTTGACCCCATTTCCATCACGCGCTTCAAGCAGTATGATCGCTTCGTCACGCACGGCTTTATTCATGCGGACGGCATGCACCTGCTTTTTAATATGTTTACGCTGTACTTCTTTGGACGTGTGATTGAGCAGTTTTATATCAGTCGATTCGGTTCATTGGGCTTTGTGGGGTTTTATGTGCTGGCCATCGTCGCTGCCATCATCCCAACCTACCTAAAAAATAAAAACAACTCACGCTATCTGGGGCTTGGCGCATCAGGCGCTGTCTCAGCTGTATTGTTTAGCTTTATTTTATTTGCGCCGTGGGAGACTTTGTATTTCTTTGGAATCCTGCCCACTCCTGCCATTATCTTTGCGGTGCTTTATACAGCTTATAGCATCTATGCAGATCGCCGCGGCACAGGTAATGTCAATCATTCAGCGCATCTATATGGCGCGGCATTCGGTGTCATCGCCACCATTCTCATTGAACCAAAATTGGCGATGCATTTCGTTTCAGCATTATTAAGCCCAAGATTTTAA
- a CDS encoding metallophosphoesterase, translating into MIYDIIGDIHGQVDKLLGLLDKLGYRHDGSSHIAPPNHKAIFVGDFIDRGDAQLETLGIVFDMIDNHQALGMMGNHEYNAIGYATTDDQGKRIYNPTPRQHETHQVFLEAVGEGSALHQHWLNRFFELPLWLELDGCLIIHACPDAKAMTNLMPYLHDNRLSPNDFKDLPKIAHQNILKILTGVQAHLPDGVFIKDGLGHLRQDVRVKWWKDDLNQPVVKLSAASNCDLSTLPNDLVCPIDFTLGTDKPVIIGHYWLTGDSAPLSDQVICTDYSAGKDGYLTTYQFDTDNPRLSAENFVQFYG; encoded by the coding sequence ATGATTTATGACATCATCGGCGACATCCACGGGCAGGTGGATAAGCTATTAGGATTATTGGATAAATTGGGCTATCGACACGATGGTAGTAGCCACATCGCACCGCCAAATCATAAGGCCATCTTCGTGGGTGATTTTATCGATCGTGGCGACGCTCAGCTTGAGACGCTGGGTATTGTCTTTGACATGATTGACAATCATCAAGCACTGGGAATGATGGGCAATCATGAATATAACGCCATCGGTTACGCCACCACGGACGATCAAGGCAAGCGCATCTACAACCCCACGCCACGCCAGCATGAGACACATCAGGTATTCTTGGAAGCGGTTGGCGAAGGCTCGGCGCTGCACCAGCATTGGCTTAATCGATTCTTTGAATTGCCACTGTGGTTAGAACTAGATGGCTGCCTAATCATCCACGCCTGCCCCGATGCTAAGGCGATGACAAACCTTATGCCTTATCTGCATGATAATCGCCTAAGCCCAAATGATTTTAAAGATCTACCTAAGATTGCCCATCAGAACATCCTAAAAATCCTAACAGGCGTACAAGCACACCTACCCGATGGCGTGTTCATCAAAGACGGTCTGGGGCATCTACGCCAAGACGTGCGCGTCAAATGGTGGAAAGATGATTTAAATCAGCCTGTCGTGAAGCTGTCTGCCGCGAGCAACTGTGACCTATCAACACTGCCTAACGATCTGGTTTGCCCCATTGATTTTACGCTTGGTACTGATAAGCCTGTCATCATCGGACATTATTGGCTGACAGGCGACTCTGCGCCGCTGTCGGATCAGGTGATTTGTACAGACTATTCTGCAGGCAAAGACGGCTATCTGACTACCTATCAATTTGACACAGACAATCCAAGACTATCTGCTGAGAACTTTGTGCAGTTTTATGGATAA
- a CDS encoding FKBP-type peptidyl-prolyl cis-trans isomerase, giving the protein MTTITKDSVVQFNYTLTNDQGETLDQSRGTPLAYLHGHHNIIPGLEAKMEGKSAGDKFVATIAPEDAYGEYIAEAVQSVPRANFQGVDNIEVGMQFQSQTDDGHVMLVTVKEVTDEEVVVDGNHPLAGQALTFDVEIVEVRAATADEIAHGHAHGEGGHHH; this is encoded by the coding sequence ATGACAACCATCACAAAAGATTCTGTGGTTCAATTTAACTACACACTAACCAACGATCAAGGCGAGACATTGGATCAATCTCGTGGCACGCCACTTGCATATCTACACGGTCACCACAACATTATCCCAGGCCTAGAAGCTAAAATGGAAGGCAAGTCTGCTGGCGATAAATTCGTTGCGACCATCGCGCCAGAAGATGCGTACGGTGAATACATCGCAGAAGCGGTGCAATCTGTGCCACGCGCGAACTTCCAAGGTGTGGATAATATCGAAGTGGGCATGCAATTTCAGTCACAGACTGATGACGGTCATGTGATGTTGGTTACTGTTAAAGAAGTGACTGACGAAGAAGTTGTGGTTGATGGTAACCACCCATTGGCAGGTCAGGCATTGACTTTTGATGTTGAGATCGTAGAAGTGCGCGCAGCGACTGCTGATGAGATCGCACACGGCCACGCACACGGCGAAGGCGGCCATCATCACTAA
- a CDS encoding SIR2 family NAD-dependent protein deacylase, translating into MTAGAGMGVDSGLPDFRGNTGMWQAYPELGRRQMDFATIANPQAFAQNTRLAWGFYGHRLALYKATTPHAGFGKLLALADRLDLPYFVLTSNVDGQFVKAGFDADKVYECHGSIHHLQCVIPCSDKIWTADDLTPVIDNDKCEWLGELPTCPDCGGLARPNILMFGDFAWQSHRTDEQETRLHKFLTTHQNPVVIEIGAGTAIPTVRRFGEQFAPRLIRINLREPATPQGGIGLGMTGIHGIDEIWRALNAHD; encoded by the coding sequence ATCACCGCAGGAGCAGGCATGGGCGTGGATTCTGGCTTGCCTGACTTTCGGGGCAATACTGGTATGTGGCAAGCCTATCCCGAGCTTGGCAGACGGCAGATGGACTTTGCCACCATCGCCAACCCCCAAGCCTTCGCCCAAAATACACGCCTTGCTTGGGGATTTTATGGGCACCGTTTGGCACTGTACAAAGCCACCACGCCCCACGCAGGCTTTGGCAAGTTACTGGCACTTGCTGACCGCCTTGATTTGCCTTATTTTGTCCTTACCAGCAATGTGGACGGGCAATTTGTCAAGGCAGGGTTTGACGCTGACAAAGTTTATGAATGCCACGGCTCTATTCATCATTTGCAATGTGTCATACCCTGTTCTGATAAGATTTGGACGGCGGACGACTTAACGCCTGTGATTGACAATGACAAATGCGAGTGGCTTGGGGAGCTACCCACTTGTCCTGACTGTGGCGGGTTGGCACGCCCAAATATCTTGATGTTTGGCGATTTTGCTTGGCAATCTCATCGCACGGACGAGCAAGAAACCCGCCTGCACAAGTTTTTGACAACCCACCAAAATCCTGTTGTCATTGAGATTGGAGCAGGAACAGCAATCCCGACGGTTAGACGCTTTGGCGAGCAGTTCGCCCCACGTCTGATTCGCATTAACCTGCGAGAACCTGCCACACCCCAAGGCGGTATTGGGCTTGGTATGACGGGCATACATGGGATAGATGAGATTTGGCGGGCGTTGAATGCTCATGATTGA
- a CDS encoding OmpA family protein, translated as MNLIHTLSELVTPHVLAATATYEGDNTTKSKLLSAFYAIFASRLTDGSAFSRLSALNPLDLDNGRSILDAVFNDNNTINQTAQLNDQLAKEFNLSTATTSALTAVSAPLVLSKLKELSGSTSLPVFLKDNLSTFSSLLPSWAYALLPAGLLGGAAAATAATKPAAATAVKTEAAPAAHARVEPAAANTHVVREEEKKGGFLKSILPIIGLIILGGLAWLLLRGCQDKPAPVAAPAQNADETAAAPASTTAADATPATLNIAVDETGNAVYSCRGQAGSEGVLGSIRTAIAGVFGTDKCSLETATGYSDTMPAADHLPAILGLMKGVPSSSVSIADKTVRFNAGNEADVAKLIESAKGILPADFTVEAEPQLDVAAAVAGSINSAKQAISGLGDNTTADDLVRALNLQIINFATDSSEIPAENQEILDLAAAKLSALPGATLKIIGHTDNQASHEYNQQLSEERAVAVRDYLVSKGVPAERLSVQGASYDHPVASNATEQGRFQNRRIEFTLSQAGKQVAAVGNAPTSKATQVEANQAEAAQPAKAPAATESK; from the coding sequence ATGAACCTTATCCATACTTTATCTGAGCTGGTTACCCCGCACGTTTTGGCTGCGACAGCGACCTATGAAGGCGATAACACGACTAAGAGCAAATTGCTTTCAGCGTTTTATGCCATCTTTGCTTCACGCCTAACTGATGGTAGTGCTTTTTCTCGTCTGTCTGCATTAAATCCACTGGATTTAGATAATGGCCGCAGCATTCTTGATGCCGTATTCAATGATAACAATACCATCAATCAAACAGCTCAGCTAAATGATCAGCTTGCCAAAGAATTCAACCTATCTACTGCGACTACCAGCGCACTAACTGCTGTGTCAGCGCCTTTGGTACTTAGCAAGCTAAAAGAATTGTCTGGTTCAACTTCTTTGCCTGTATTCCTAAAAGACAACCTATCAACATTCAGCTCGCTACTGCCTTCATGGGCATATGCGCTACTACCAGCTGGTCTTCTAGGCGGTGCCGCTGCTGCAACTGCAGCCACTAAGCCCGCCGCCGCTACTGCTGTTAAGACAGAAGCTGCGCCTGCTGCTCATGCACGCGTTGAGCCAGCTGCAGCAAACACTCACGTGGTACGCGAAGAAGAGAAGAAAGGTGGTTTCTTAAAGAGCATCTTGCCAATCATCGGTCTGATCATCCTAGGTGGTCTTGCATGGCTATTACTACGTGGCTGTCAAGACAAGCCAGCGCCTGTTGCAGCACCTGCCCAAAATGCTGACGAAACAGCTGCAGCACCAGCATCAACGACCGCTGCTGACGCAACGCCTGCTACTCTAAACATCGCTGTAGATGAGACTGGTAATGCGGTTTATTCTTGCCGTGGTCAAGCAGGTTCTGAAGGTGTGCTTGGTTCTATCCGTACTGCGATCGCGGGCGTATTCGGCACTGATAAGTGTTCACTAGAGACAGCGACTGGCTACTCTGACACCATGCCAGCGGCAGACCACCTACCTGCAATCCTGGGTCTGATGAAAGGCGTACCCAGCTCTAGTGTGAGCATCGCAGATAAAACTGTTCGCTTCAATGCAGGTAACGAAGCTGATGTGGCTAAGCTAATCGAAAGTGCTAAAGGTATCCTACCAGCAGACTTCACTGTAGAAGCAGAGCCACAGCTTGACGTAGCCGCTGCTGTTGCAGGTAGCATCAATTCTGCTAAGCAAGCCATCTCAGGTCTTGGCGACAACACGACTGCTGATGATCTAGTACGCGCTCTAAATCTACAAATCATCAACTTTGCAACTGACTCAAGCGAAATCCCTGCTGAGAACCAAGAGATTCTTGATCTTGCTGCAGCGAAGCTAAGCGCACTACCAGGAGCAACACTAAAAATCATCGGTCACACCGATAATCAAGCGTCTCACGAGTACAACCAGCAGCTATCTGAGGAGCGTGCTGTCGCTGTTCGTGATTACCTAGTATCAAAAGGTGTACCTGCTGAGCGTCTAAGTGTTCAAGGTGCAAGCTATGACCACCCAGTAGCATCTAACGCAACTGAACAAGGTCGCTTCCAAAACCGTCGTATTGAGTTCACTCTATCTCAAGCTGGTAAGCAAGTTGCCGCAGTTGGTAATGCACCAACCAGCAAAGCTACTCAAGTAGAAGCAAATCAAGCCGAAGCAGCACAACCTGCTAAAGCACCTGCAGCTACCGAGAGCAAATAA
- a CDS encoding HsdM family class I SAM-dependent methyltransferase has translation MAKKEKSTDFWVYDLLKNADIADNFDAQGSSILEIDTALKSASKAKTGKVGMPEFVGVVKDFLIVIEDKKDVALHQKYNTQKIVCQEIDSIKNYAINGAIHYGIHLSQNTSYKKIIAIGVSGDEKRHHITPVFINERGEYKELNNIETFISFNENNIDEYYIKEILKEKTPEEKTTAEILKNAKDLHEDLRNYGSIQDKDKPLLVSGILLALREMEYKNFSIDDLIGDDITTDGEKIYTAIENHLKRVRVSPEVKKDKLLNQFSVIKDTKIINEINDNLKKTPLKHYTEFLYRHIYQNIKYTQSAEDYLGRFYGEFMSYSGGDGQTLGIVLTPKHITEIFCELVNLSPDDCILDPCCGTAGFLIAGMHHMLQKATSDKQKNNIRKNQLHGIELQPYMFTIATTNMILRGDGKSNLDQEDFLKQNPAKLQLKGCNIGMMNPPYSQGSKQNPNLYEIAFTEHLLNSLTPDGKAVVIVPQSSMTGKTKEEQAIKANILKHHTLDGVITLNKNTFYGVGTNPCIAVFTAGIPHDKEKLVKFINFEDDGFEVQKHKGLIETESAKDKKEHLLNVWRDEITAPTKFCVETTIEADDEWLHSFYYFNDEVPSEADFEKTVADYLTFEVNMITHGRGYLFGIGENDDE, from the coding sequence ATGGCAAAGAAAGAAAAATCTACCGACTTTTGGGTATATGATTTATTAAAAAATGCTGATATTGCAGATAATTTTGACGCACAAGGTAGTTCTATTTTAGAAATAGATACCGCCCTAAAAAGTGCATCAAAAGCCAAAACAGGCAAAGTCGGTATGCCTGAATTTGTCGGTGTGGTAAAAGATTTTTTGATTGTCATTGAAGACAAAAAAGATGTCGCTTTGCATCAAAAATACAACACACAAAAGATTGTTTGTCAAGAAATAGATAGTATCAAAAATTATGCAATAAATGGTGCAATACATTATGGCATTCATTTAAGCCAAAACACTTCTTATAAAAAGATTATTGCCATTGGTGTATCTGGCGATGAAAAACGCCATCACATCACACCCGTTTTTATCAATGAGCGTGGTGAATATAAAGAATTAAACAATATTGAAACCTTTATTTCTTTTAATGAAAACAATATTGACGAATATTATATTAAAGAAATCCTAAAAGAAAAAACACCAGAAGAAAAAACCACCGCAGAAATTCTAAAAAACGCCAAAGACCTGCACGAAGATTTGCGGAATTATGGGAGCATTCAGGACAAAGACAAGCCTTTACTTGTCTCTGGGATTTTATTAGCTTTACGAGAAATGGAATACAAAAACTTCTCCATTGATGATTTGATTGGCGATGACATAACAACCGATGGCGAAAAAATCTATACCGCCATTGAAAATCATCTAAAAAGAGTCAGAGTATCGCCAGAAGTCAAAAAAGACAAATTGCTTAATCAATTTTCGGTCATCAAAGACACCAAAATCATCAATGAAATTAATGACAACTTAAAGAAAACACCCCTAAAACATTATACCGAATTTTTATACAGACACATTTATCAAAACATAAAATACACCCAATCCGCCGAAGATTATTTGGGGCGGTTTTATGGCGAGTTTATGTCATATTCTGGCGGTGATGGGCAAACGCTGGGCATTGTTTTGACACCCAAACACATTACCGAAATCTTTTGCGAACTTGTCAATCTATCGCCCGATGATTGTATTCTTGACCCGTGTTGTGGCACGGCTGGATTTTTGATTGCAGGTATGCACCATATGCTCCAAAAAGCCACCAGCGATAAACAAAAAAACAACATTCGCAAAAATCAACTGCACGGCATTGAATTACAGCCGTATATGTTTACCATTGCCACCACCAATATGATTTTGCGTGGCGATGGCAAAAGCAATTTAGACCAAGAAGATTTTCTAAAACAAAACCCTGCTAAATTACAATTAAAGGGATGTAATATTGGTATGATGAATCCGCCCTATTCGCAAGGCTCAAAGCAAAATCCCAATCTGTATGAAATTGCCTTTACCGAGCATTTATTAAACAGCTTAACACCAGATGGCAAGGCGGTTGTTATTGTTCCACAGTCATCAATGACAGGCAAAACCAAAGAAGAACAAGCCATCAAAGCCAATATTCTAAAACATCATACCTTAGACGGTGTGATTACTTTAAATAAAAATACTTTTTATGGCGTGGGAACCAATCCGTGTATTGCCGTATTTACCGCAGGCATACCGCACGATAAAGAAAAACTGGTCAAATTTATTAACTTTGAAGATGATGGCTTTGAAGTCCAAAAACACAAAGGCTTAATAGAAACCGAATCCGCCAAAGACAAAAAAGAGCATTTACTCAATGTATGGCGTGATGAAATCACCGCTCCAACCAAGTTTTGTGTGGAGACCACCATTGAAGCTGACGATGAATGGCTACACTCATTTTATTATTTTAATGATGAAGTTCCCAGTGAAGCCGATTTTGAAAAAACGGTCGCCGATTATTTGACTTTTGAAGTGAATATGATTACGCACGGGCGTGGTTATTTGTTTGGGATTGGGGAAAATGATGATGAATAA
- a CDS encoding pseudouridine synthase — MANVILFNKPYGVHSQFRKDNDDMATLADFFADKTLRVAGRLDKDSEGLLILTDDGALNHAITTPPNKGNAKEHGKTYLVQVENIPTAEQLHQLSSGVPLKDGKTLPAVVRHLSEDELPIELWRRDPPIRERKSIPTSWLSMTIFEGKNRQVRRMVAHVGLPCLRLIRYQVGQWSLGDKVQQLGVGEQLPIQLSDDELNKLSVSKNNTLKPSKSKPSKTSKFSPKSTKPNHPKNRHHQANNKKRPKF, encoded by the coding sequence ATGGCAAATGTGATTTTATTTAATAAGCCATATGGTGTTCACAGTCAATTTCGTAAAGATAATGATGACATGGCGACGTTGGCAGATTTTTTTGCTGATAAGACGCTGCGTGTGGCGGGCAGGCTTGATAAAGACAGCGAAGGGTTGTTGATATTGACTGATGATGGTGCGCTCAATCATGCCATCACCACACCACCGAATAAAGGCAACGCCAAAGAACATGGCAAGACTTATCTGGTACAGGTGGAGAATATACCCACTGCTGAGCAGCTGCATCAATTATCATCAGGCGTGCCATTAAAAGATGGTAAAACTTTACCCGCTGTAGTCAGGCATCTGTCCGAAGATGAGCTGCCGATCGAGCTGTGGCGGCGTGATCCACCCATCCGCGAACGCAAATCCATCCCGACATCGTGGCTGTCTATGACGATTTTTGAGGGTAAGAATCGTCAGGTTCGTCGAATGGTTGCACACGTTGGCTTGCCATGTCTAAGGTTGATACGCTATCAGGTCGGTCAGTGGTCGTTGGGTGATAAGGTGCAACAACTCGGTGTGGGTGAACAATTGCCTATTCAGCTATCTGATGATGAGCTTAACAAGCTTAGCGTGAGCAAAAATAACACACTCAAGCCATCAAAATCCAAGCCATCAAAGACATCTAAATTCTCACCCAAATCAACAAAGCCTAATCACCCAAAGAATCGCCACCATCAAGCAAATAATAAAAAACGCCCAAAATTTTAG